The Rhizobium indicum genome has a segment encoding these proteins:
- a CDS encoding carboxy terminal-processing peptidase, whose translation MRIAYFFLGAFLAIAQSAYAEVASPPALAPLKRQAQAAELSAQFLSRYSYKPVPLDDALSARIMDQFIKSLDPDRMLFLQADIDKFMSDRSEIDDAIERKDLKIPFAIFNAYEQRVVDRMNYARSLLKQDFDFSAQENYSVLRDKAPWSQSEAESNELWRKRVKSDWLRLKLGGKNDAAIRETLDKRYENILERAYKFKSDDVFQSFMDAYSTSIDPHTDYFGAAASADFNVSMKLSLFGIGAVLQERDDYTTIRELVPGGPAQLSGKLAVGDRITGVGQGKDGAIKEVVGTRLDEVVQMIRGKKGSVVRLDILPADAGADGTHRVISLVRDKISLDKQAARKTVLSVKVGDATRKIGIITLPVFYEDFEAKRKGDQDYKSASRDVAKLLDELKEEKVDSVLIDLRNNGGGSLDEAIDLTGLFIGNGPVVQQRGSDGKVDVRSSELAAPVWAGPMGVLINRGSASASEIFAAAIQDYGRGVIVGEPSFGKGTVQTVVDLDQIVRNSKPELGELKVTIAQFFRVNGGTTQLHGVTPDIGLPGLSDPTSFGETSYDNALPWAQIKPAKYTAADTVTTLLPTLQSRHDARIESDPDFQRLIKDIADLKAQREKGIVSLNEAERRKEATAREKRFKDRAQASGGEDLGDDGLEAGERSLSADIAIENARKNAKDVLLDEAAAILADEADLQQGALKAATKQTGKTDGK comes from the coding sequence ATGCGCATAGCCTACTTTTTCCTTGGTGCATTTCTTGCAATTGCACAGTCCGCATATGCTGAAGTTGCATCACCGCCTGCTCTGGCGCCTCTAAAGCGACAGGCGCAAGCCGCCGAGTTGAGCGCACAATTTCTTTCGCGGTATAGCTACAAGCCCGTTCCACTCGACGACGCCTTGTCGGCCAGGATCATGGATCAGTTCATCAAGTCACTTGATCCGGACCGCATGCTCTTCCTGCAAGCGGACATCGACAAGTTCATGTCCGATCGCAGCGAGATCGACGATGCGATAGAACGGAAGGACTTGAAGATTCCGTTTGCGATTTTCAACGCCTATGAACAGCGCGTTGTCGACCGCATGAACTATGCACGCAGCCTGCTGAAGCAGGACTTCGATTTCAGTGCGCAGGAAAATTATTCGGTGCTGCGCGATAAAGCGCCATGGTCGCAGTCTGAAGCCGAGAGCAATGAGCTTTGGCGCAAGCGCGTCAAGAGCGACTGGTTGCGGTTGAAACTCGGCGGCAAAAACGACGCGGCCATTCGCGAAACACTCGACAAACGTTATGAAAACATACTCGAACGCGCTTACAAGTTTAAAAGCGACGACGTTTTCCAGTCGTTCATGGATGCCTATTCAACGTCGATCGATCCGCACACGGACTATTTCGGTGCGGCCGCTTCAGCCGACTTCAATGTCTCGATGAAGCTTTCGCTGTTTGGTATCGGTGCAGTGCTGCAGGAACGCGACGACTACACGACGATTCGTGAGCTCGTGCCTGGCGGGCCGGCGCAACTGTCCGGCAAGCTCGCGGTCGGAGACCGCATTACCGGCGTTGGTCAAGGCAAGGATGGGGCTATCAAAGAAGTGGTGGGCACGCGCCTTGATGAAGTCGTGCAGATGATACGCGGGAAAAAGGGCTCCGTCGTGCGGCTGGACATCCTGCCGGCAGATGCCGGAGCTGATGGCACGCATCGCGTCATCAGCCTGGTGCGCGATAAAATCAGTCTCGATAAGCAGGCTGCCAGGAAGACTGTGCTGTCCGTAAAAGTGGGCGACGCCACGCGTAAAATCGGGATCATCACGCTGCCGGTATTCTATGAGGATTTTGAAGCCAAGCGCAAAGGAGACCAGGATTACAAAAGCGCAAGCCGCGATGTCGCCAAGCTTCTCGACGAGTTGAAGGAAGAAAAAGTCGACAGCGTTCTCATCGACCTGCGCAACAATGGCGGCGGTTCATTGGACGAGGCAATTGATTTGACCGGTCTGTTCATCGGCAATGGCCCGGTGGTTCAGCAGCGCGGCAGCGATGGCAAGGTCGACGTGAGGAGCTCGGAGCTTGCAGCGCCTGTCTGGGCAGGCCCGATGGGTGTCCTGATCAATCGCGGGTCGGCGTCGGCTTCTGAGATTTTTGCCGCGGCAATCCAGGATTACGGTCGAGGCGTGATCGTCGGCGAACCCAGTTTCGGGAAGGGCACCGTTCAGACCGTCGTCGATCTTGACCAGATCGTCCGCAACAGCAAACCCGAGTTAGGGGAGCTGAAGGTGACGATTGCCCAGTTTTTCCGGGTCAACGGCGGGACGACACAGCTGCACGGCGTAACGCCCGATATCGGCTTGCCAGGACTTTCCGATCCGACGAGCTTCGGCGAGACCAGTTATGACAATGCCCTGCCGTGGGCTCAGATCAAACCTGCGAAGTACACGGCCGCCGACACTGTCACGACGTTGCTGCCGACATTGCAAAGCCGCCATGATGCGCGGATTGAGAGCGATCCGGACTTCCAACGCCTGATAAAAGACATTGCCGACCTCAAGGCGCAGCGGGAAAAAGGAATTGTTTCCCTCAATGAAGCCGAACGTCGCAAAGAAGCGACGGCGCGCGAGAAACGGTTCAAGGATCGAGCGCAAGCAAGCGGTGGCGAGGATCTTGGAGATGACGGCCTGGAGGCAGGCGAGCGCAGCCTGAGCGCTGATATTGCCATCGAGAATGCCCGCAAGAACGCAAAAGACGTCCTGCTCGACGAGGCCGCCGCCATTCTTGCCGACGAGGCCGATTTGCAGCAAGGCGCGCTGAAGGCAGCCACGAAACAAACGGGAAAAACGGACGGAAAATAG
- a CDS encoding amino acid ABC transporter ATP-binding protein produces the protein MTAAEIAKPLVRARNVHKSFDQLEVLKGIDLDVMPGEVVVVLGPSGSGKSTFLRCINHLEAINRGFIEVDGEQIGYRLRKDRLEKLSSNGIASQRRKIGMVFQQFNLYPHMTVLQNIVEAPIGVHGESRKAATENAMRLLERVGLSEKADSYPRQLSGGQQQRVAIARALAIKPKLMLFDEPTSALDPELVGEVLSTMRDLAKQGLTMIVVTHEIGFAREAADRVVFMDGGNVVEMGKPEDVIGNPQHPRTQAFLARFL, from the coding sequence TTGACCGCTGCCGAAATTGCAAAGCCTCTCGTCAGAGCCCGCAACGTCCACAAGTCCTTCGACCAGCTCGAAGTGCTGAAGGGGATCGACCTCGACGTCATGCCGGGTGAAGTCGTCGTGGTGCTCGGCCCGTCCGGCTCGGGAAAATCGACCTTCCTGCGCTGCATCAACCATCTCGAAGCCATCAATAGGGGGTTCATCGAAGTCGATGGCGAACAGATCGGCTACCGTCTCCGCAAGGACCGGCTGGAAAAGCTGTCGAGCAACGGGATCGCCAGCCAGCGGCGCAAGATCGGCATGGTGTTCCAGCAATTCAATCTCTATCCGCACATGACGGTGCTGCAGAACATCGTCGAGGCCCCGATCGGCGTGCACGGAGAAAGTCGCAAGGCCGCGACCGAGAACGCCATGCGGCTTTTGGAGCGGGTGGGTCTGTCGGAAAAGGCGGATAGCTACCCCCGCCAGCTCTCCGGCGGTCAGCAGCAGCGCGTCGCCATCGCCCGCGCGCTTGCGATCAAGCCGAAGCTGATGCTGTTCGATGAGCCTACCTCGGCGCTTGACCCGGAGCTGGTCGGCGAAGTTCTCTCCACCATGCGCGATCTGGCCAAACAGGGCCTGACGATGATCGTCGTTACCCATGAGATCGGCTTCGCCCGCGAGGCGGCCGATCGGGTGGTGTTCATGGACGGCGGCAATGTCGTCGAGATGGGCAAGCCCGAGGATGTCATCGGCAATCCGCAACATCCCCGGACCCAGGCTTTTCTCGCCCGTTTTCTCTAA
- a CDS encoding amino acid ABC transporter permease, with the protein MSNDRTTAAPPLGGADFRDVAHAHKPFQTGRLLLWVVVLLIAANFLWIVAHNENFGWPVVAAYFFDPTVINGLYVSLGLTVVAMAIGIVLGLGLAIARLSNDRLASSLASLFIWFFRGTPLLVQLIFWYNLSTLFPELSIAIPFGPTLASWDTNSVITPMTAAIVGLALNEAAYMAEIIRGGLLSVDRGQFETAEAFGMTKARALWRIIIPQAMRSIVPPTGNQLISMIKATSLVSVIAMADLLYSVQSIYNRTFEIVPMLLVAVLWYLFITSILNLGQSYIEAYYGRSERRNTAAAAKSETLVEEASH; encoded by the coding sequence ATGAGCAATGACCGCACGACTGCCGCACCGCCTTTGGGCGGTGCGGACTTCCGGGATGTTGCCCACGCCCACAAGCCTTTTCAAACGGGCAGGCTCCTCCTGTGGGTGGTCGTGCTGCTGATTGCCGCGAACTTCCTGTGGATCGTCGCCCATAACGAGAATTTCGGCTGGCCTGTTGTCGCGGCTTATTTCTTCGATCCGACTGTTATCAATGGCCTTTACGTCAGCCTGGGCCTGACGGTGGTCGCGATGGCCATCGGCATCGTGCTCGGCCTCGGACTGGCGATCGCCCGGCTGTCGAATGACCGGCTCGCAAGTTCGCTGGCATCGCTATTCATCTGGTTTTTTCGCGGCACGCCGCTCCTGGTGCAGCTGATCTTCTGGTACAATCTCTCGACCCTTTTTCCCGAGCTTTCGATCGCTATTCCGTTCGGCCCGACGCTCGCCAGCTGGGATACCAATTCGGTGATCACGCCGATGACGGCGGCAATCGTCGGCCTTGCCTTGAACGAAGCGGCCTACATGGCCGAAATCATTCGCGGCGGCCTGCTCTCGGTCGATCGCGGCCAGTTCGAAACGGCGGAAGCCTTCGGCATGACCAAGGCGAGGGCGCTGTGGCGGATCATCATTCCTCAGGCGATGCGCTCGATCGTGCCGCCGACGGGCAACCAGCTGATCAGCATGATCAAGGCAACCTCGCTCGTCAGTGTCATCGCCATGGCCGATCTGCTCTATTCAGTCCAGTCGATCTATAATCGCACCTTCGAGATCGTACCGATGCTGCTGGTCGCGGTCCTCTGGTACCTCTTCATCACCTCCATCCTCAATCTCGGCCAGAGCTATATCGAGGCCTATTACGGTCGCAGCGAACGGCGCAACACCGCCGCTGCCGCCAAATCCGAGACCCTTGTCGAGGAGGCAAGCCATTGA
- a CDS encoding MEKHLA domain-containing protein: MIANYNAGLDLSYDLEFYALMAESFERSVRRSLTPEGEGAEWLYDQSPAVVLAHNTDADPRFIYANRAAQACFEYSWDEFVTLPSRLSAEAPDRAERERLLNAVAANGFIADYRGLRIAKSGRRFYIEKAIVWDLVDRSGCRRGQAATFDSWQDVQAD, encoded by the coding sequence ATGATTGCCAACTATAACGCCGGTCTCGACTTGTCTTACGATCTCGAATTTTACGCATTGATGGCGGAAAGTTTCGAACGAAGCGTGAGACGCAGCCTGACGCCGGAAGGCGAGGGTGCTGAATGGCTCTACGACCAGTCGCCGGCAGTTGTTCTTGCCCACAACACCGACGCCGATCCGCGCTTCATCTACGCCAACCGCGCTGCCCAAGCCTGCTTTGAATATTCATGGGACGAGTTCGTCACTTTGCCATCGCGTCTTTCGGCGGAGGCGCCCGATCGCGCCGAACGCGAGAGGTTGTTGAATGCCGTGGCGGCCAACGGCTTTATCGCCGACTACCGCGGACTTCGCATCGCCAAGTCAGGGCGGCGTTTCTATATCGAAAAAGCCATCGTTTGGGATCTTGTCGACCGCAGCGGGTGCCGTCGCGGCCAGGCTGCGACTTTCGATTCCTGGCAAGACGTGCAGGCGGATTGA
- a CDS encoding M20 aminoacylase family protein — protein sequence MPTLDNAYARVSDFEAMEAELKATRQYLHAHPELSFEEAETARYVAEKLEGWGYDVTRDVGGHGVVARLSAGKGSKGIAIRADMDALPIVEETGLAYASGTPGKMHACGHDGHTTVLLGTAEYLARTRHFNGTVTLIFQPAEEASKNSGAQAMIADGLFERFPFDAIFGLHNHPGAPEGTILLRSGPMMAASDTVAITIKGKGGHASRPHLTVDPVVVACNLVVSLQTIISRNLDPTQTAVITVGTIHAGDAVNVIPEYAKLALSVRSFEPGIRDLLQERITKLARSVAEGHNASIEIDYDRGNPVVVNSPDETDFARIVAAELVGEDKVATCPLIPGSEDFSHFLEHKPGSFLRLGNGMNSAILHSAKYDFADASLTVGAAMWARLAERYLQDDA from the coding sequence ATGCCCACGCTCGACAATGCCTATGCCCGCGTTTCCGATTTCGAAGCCATGGAGGCGGAGCTGAAGGCGACCCGCCAGTATCTGCATGCCCATCCGGAACTCTCCTTTGAAGAAGCGGAAACGGCGCGTTACGTTGCGGAAAAGCTGGAGGGCTGGGGTTATGACGTGACCCGCGATGTCGGCGGCCATGGCGTTGTCGCCCGCCTCAGCGCCGGCAAGGGCAGCAAGGGCATCGCCATCCGCGCCGACATGGATGCACTGCCGATCGTCGAGGAAACCGGACTTGCCTATGCCAGCGGCACGCCCGGCAAGATGCATGCCTGCGGCCATGACGGCCACACGACCGTGCTGCTCGGCACAGCCGAATATCTCGCCCGCACCCGCCACTTCAACGGCACAGTGACGCTGATCTTCCAGCCGGCGGAAGAGGCGAGCAAGAATAGCGGCGCCCAGGCGATGATCGCCGACGGCCTGTTCGAGCGGTTTCCGTTCGACGCCATCTTTGGCCTCCATAACCACCCCGGCGCTCCCGAAGGCACCATCCTGCTGCGATCCGGCCCGATGATGGCGGCGTCGGACACCGTCGCGATTACCATCAAGGGCAAAGGCGGCCATGCCTCGCGGCCGCACCTGACCGTCGATCCCGTGGTCGTGGCGTGCAACCTCGTCGTCTCGCTGCAGACCATCATCTCGCGCAACCTCGATCCGACCCAGACGGCCGTCATCACCGTCGGCACGATCCATGCCGGCGATGCAGTCAACGTCATTCCGGAATATGCCAAGCTCGCATTGAGCGTACGCTCTTTCGAGCCTGGCATTCGCGACCTCCTGCAGGAACGCATCACCAAGCTCGCCCGCTCGGTGGCAGAAGGGCACAATGCTTCCATCGAGATCGACTACGATCGCGGCAATCCTGTCGTCGTCAACTCGCCTGATGAGACGGATTTTGCCCGGATCGTCGCGGCGGAACTGGTCGGCGAAGACAAGGTCGCGACCTGCCCGCTCATTCCTGGCAGCGAGGATTTCTCGCACTTTCTCGAGCACAAGCCGGGCAGCTTCCTGCGTCTCGGCAATGGCATGAATTCCGCCATCCTGCATAGCGCCAAATATGATTTCGCCGATGCCAGCCTGACGGTTGGCGCAGCCATGTGGGCAAGGCTCGCGGAACGCTACCTCCAGGATGACGCCTGA